In Pagrus major chromosome 23, Pma_NU_1.0, the genomic window CTTCAAATGTGTTTGGAGAAGTTGAAGGGGTGCTTTAAGATGTACTGACAGACAGTAATGGCAACAAGGTAAGCTAATGATACAGCTACCGATTCAATCCACCTGCAGTAGCATTAATGACTGCGGCCTGTGTTCATACACTGTGCATTCTCCATTTTGAACAATAACCTTACTGCTTCCTGCACTGATCAAAAAAAAACCATCAGAAACATCAGCTGCATTTCGGGGTGTATTTTCCAACACCTGCAGTGTATGATGAGACACGGTACCACCGCCTGATCATGGTGTTTATTTACCCGGAGTGCTGGCGTGTGTGCTCTGACTCCGAAAGCTACTCTCTGTACAGTAGCTGGCATcatcctccgcctcctcctcctcgtccagCACATCTTCTTCAAGGCAGTCAGAGTCCTCTTTGAGGGCCTCATCCTCCTCGGACTGAGGTTCCTCCTCAACAAACTCGTCCTCCTCCGACCTCAGACTGACAGCATCGTCGTCCTCATCGCTCTCGTGGTCGTCGTACACCACTGTTTTGGACGCAGGCGTCCGCCTTCCTCCACGaccccctctgcctcctctgccaCCGCCGCCACCTCTACCTCGTCCCCTGCCCCGTGTTGACGCGACGgatcctcttttcttctttctagcCGACTTGGGGCTCTCCCTTGTGGGGCTCTCGACGTCCTCGTCCCCGCTGTCCCTCAGCCTGGGCTTCAGATTCCTCCTTGGTCGCAAGCCCCTGGTCGAAGCTGGGGACGGCTCGTCAGCTTGTAGCGGTTTGGGCGGCCTGCCCCTCTTCCCTCTCATGATAAGCGGAGGCTATTATTTTAGTATCCCAATTTTTGCGTTTATTTAGCCAACACGGGCGCGAGCGAAAACGGCACCCCTGCAAAGCTGGGCCGGAGAGGATTCAGACGGTGCAGTAACCCCGAGAAGCCCCGGTGTCTTTTCAGGTGAGAAAGCTCAAAACGTTAGCCCGGCGTCCCGTTTAGGTTCGCCTAGAGCCgccatttttcttcttctctgcctctctggcTGAACAAACAGCAGGCGCTCACCAGAGGAGTCACGTGGTGACACTGCTTCCAGCTCAGCGGCAACAATGACCGAAATGACTGTTACTACCAATTACTTTCATATTTCAGGCCCCactttgacagtttttttttcttttagtgcgGTTTCACTTTTAATCAGCATTCAGTGGAGACATCTGGCTGCTGCATTACCGGAAGTCCATGTAGCTTATTTGGGGGTATAAGATGTGAGATAACACCAGTGCAGTTAATGCAAAGCAAACAAGATGAAACATTGAGGGTATGTTTGAATGCACAGTGGCCAGCTAGTTACTGACATACAGTAGCCCTGCATGATGTGAGGTTAAATAAGGTTATAGTCCAAATGAATGGATTATTCCTGTAGATTTTCGTTTTAGATGTTTATATCACGGCTGTATTAACGTAACAAGTCAATCAACCCCTCATTCTGCTGAGTTAAAGTGTAACTAGTAATACATCATATTTGATCAGTTTCTCGCTCGCTTTGCATGTGAGAGACGTAAAGTTGGTCTGTCAGATACAGTGAAGTAACAGGTAATTACGTACCTGACAAGTGCAAGCACGTGCGTTAATATTTATTTAGACACAATGAAAGGTTTTTAATGACTTGTATCATTAATCCGCAACAGTATAACTGATACAGCAATAATGAGAGAAGGTTATAGTGCTCCTGAGCAAATATTACTTTAGGTTATGTAAACTGAGGTTAGTTGGCATGTTTCTTTCCTCAACATTTCAGCCACTACACTTGTTCTGACTACACCGGTGCCACTCATAGGACtacatttataataatttaaCTAACTAATAATTTTGTCTAACTTCGCTTCACTTTGGTATTAATTTAGGTATGTATGTCGGTGGAACCACATTGACTGACAGCAGTTGTcgtggccgagtggttaaggcgatggactagaAATCCATTGGGGTCTCCCCGCGCAGGTTCGAATCCTGCCGACAACGTCCAGCtttttgatttatatttattattctgaGGCGATTGTATCCATACTGTACATGTCATACATGTGTTCTGGGTCCATACCACTTAAAGGCTAGCCAACCACGCAGCTATACAACTGTAACTTACCACTCTTATACTCTCTCTTGCAATTCAGTCCACCCGATGTACCCTGTATGGAATTATACACCGTGTACTGTTATATACTTACTGCTCCATGCCACTGTAACTTTAAGCCTACTCCACTTGTTATACACTTTTTTATCTCATCTTGTGTATAGTTTAAAATGTCTCGTATCTTTAGAGTTTCATAAGTAATGAAACAGCGCCCCCAATGCCTGGCTCCGCAGCATTATTAGGGGTATTAGGGGATAGGTTAAGGGGGTACTATATAGTTTTCAGGAAGAAAATAAGGttcccaaaacactgtttgaagctagaaaggtggcagggtctgccaaatataaacaaagttaaacagtatgaaattgtgttgacctttaaggtcagtttgtttattcattcatgaaaacagagagtttgtttatttagtttgttaaggcatttcttttctaattaaaatttcttacccaaaactacatagtgcacctttaatatccAATTACAAAGAGtccaaatacaaatacaaaacacatttttgaacaTTATAGGAGACAAAGCTTTCTTTAAAAGCAACTGTTGTGCAGTATTTAAAATGCCAAAACTCTATGTATTATGTAGTGCAAGTTCAATAAATTCAATGAACAGAAAATATATACACTGACAACATAGCCATAAATATGACCAATtcatactgacatttaaaaagaatatATTTTATAGGCACATATTGTCATGACTTggtatatataattaatatatataagTATTAATATACTTTTATGTAtggtaaaaatatttttattgtctgtATTTTAACGTCTAAGTGACAGTGCCACCTTATTATTGCAAAGTAGGCTGTATATGAATTAAAGAAATGTCTTATGAAAATGAAGTAATTTTTCATAGTGGCTGGAGCCTCCAGAGGGTGACATTATCCATCTACTCCCcatacaaagaaaaaatatgataaGCACTGAATTATTTTGTAGTGTTTCTCCAGATATATTGGTCTCTCAATCAGCAGCATGCTCATCTgtgattattataattaaaagtTAAGATTTTTCCAGGTAGTGTGGAGATCAGCCACTAGGTGGCAGTAATATAccataaacaactgaatagaAAGTGTGCACCAGTCTCATTGCAAGTCAGCTTGAATAaacttgattgattgatttgttaaaaaaatgcagatgGAGGAGCTGTCTGTCATATATATGTCATATAATATTTCCAATATGTAAAGAGTTTCAACATTtatctgcagctgtgttgtaaTGCGACAGAGTGAAATGATTTAACAGTATCAGCTCTCCTCCCACATGCCACCTCTCTGTGGTGTGTACTTAAAAAGACTGTTTGGCCATGTTTACCAGGTATTTGTGAGGCGTttggcggcagcagcagcgacaaACTGGCAGGGGTACAAAGAATTCAATGTTTGCACTACATAAAGAGCATGAAGAGTACTTAAACAAGTTAACAATGGTTAATTCTGCTGGCCTGGGAAGGTTTAGGCCTTGAGTGCAACATTTCAATTTGCAGATTGGCACCCAATGTGACCCTGAAAGCACCCACAAACCGCCACAAAGGTCAAATTGGGGCAGGGGCGTGTCAGAATGAATTTGAACTCATTTCATCTTCCTGTGTTTGCTAGTGGGGAGAGCAGCGGAAAGTCTCAACCTTTGCATGCCAGATAAATGCAAACAGTTCAAACGAGTGATCTGATAACTCATATCACATATCAGACACCTACACAGGGACACAGATTGTTTCCATGGGGccataattacatttattacatgAGGTAGTGAGGGTTAAACTTCACCTCAGTGGCAGACTGCTGCCCAATCAGGTGACATCATTAACAACAGTAAACCAGATACTGTAGAGCAAAAGCTGAGGGAAGCAATGCTTCAAAggaatatattaatattaaataataaaggAATATTCTAATATGAAATAGTTTCAATAAATAGCTGCTATTTGTAACCCAACAGCCACTCAGTGAGacacaaaatgtgtctttttatggCCATTTTGCATCCTGCCCATGTagttgtttttcatctctttgtggtcattttgctTCTCTTTGTTGTAGTTTTGTATCTTCCGTGACCGTTTTGCATCTCCTTGTAGCTGTTTtacatctctttgtagttgtgtTGGGTCTCTTTGTGGTCTCTTTGTGGTCTTTTTGGATCTCTTTTTAGTCATCTTGCATCtctttacagttgtttttcatcttttgtgGTTGGTTTGTGTCTCTTTTAAGTCATTTTGCATGTCgttgcagttgtttttcttATCTAGGTTGCCATTTTGCTTCTCTTTGTAGTAGTTTTGTATCTTTAGTTAATGTTTTGCATCTCCTTGTCgctgttttgcatctctttgaagttgttttgagtctgtatttggtcatgttgttcctcTTCATTggggttttgtgtctctttgtagttgtttacATCTCTTTGTGGTCCTTTTGCTTCTCTTTGCAGTAGTTTGGCATCTTCTGTGAACATTTTATATCTCTGTGGTCGTTTCACAACTCTTTGTGGTTATTTTAAATCTCTTGGTAGTTGTTTGACTGACTTTCCAGCTTTCCAACGAACACTTCTACAGAGGCTTTCGGGCTCTAGGGCCTCTGCCTGGGAGGCTACTTTAGTAATCCATCAATGGTACAAACAAACCCCTGACCTACAGTATTACCTCACCAGGATGTTGTATGTAGCATGATGTACAGGAGACAAAaactctttcatttttttttcaatgccTTTTCAAATCGAGACATCTTATTTTATCAACCTCAAATAGTATCTACTGATGACGGgccatgtgtgtgcgtgtatctAGACTGAACTGAAAATAATCACTATCATAATGATGCTGAGTGAGTGGCACAAACAGGTCACAAGTTCACATGCTGATAATAATCTTCTCATCCCTGCACGAAATGTCCTCCTCACTTGCAAATCCTCAAATCATCTTAAAATGTCCATACACAGTGGAGAGCAGTGGGCTTTTAATGCTGGCATCACACTGTTGTCGACTACTATAGCAGCACCATATGGCAAACAGCCTAGTCAAGCTTGAGAGGCAAAACCCCTGGGGCAGAGTCAGTTGTTAGGTCTTACACAACAACCCCCAACAATAATGAGACATTAGTCATGTTATATAGTTTCATATACAAAGTGTACATCAGGAATCTCTACTATCAATTGTATCTGAATAACTGCCAGCGCCACCAATGGTCAGTGGAGTCCACAGTGCAAACATCTCACTGGGTCACATTACTGGTAAATGTCATGAAGATGAATAGAAGCACTGGGGCAGCCTAATATGTTTCATAACTAGAATACATTCCAGATAAGAGGGCTAGAAAGAGGACAGCAACACTGATGTAACAGTGTCCGCTTTAAGGCAGTCGGTGACAAACATGAAGGCCGAGAGGAGCCAGATTGAAGAGAGGAGCGAAAGTGGTACTCGGAGTGCTGAAAGTCAAAATGTGGAGCAGACAGTGCACCAGACCGCAGCTAATGTGACGTTAAAGATCTCACTCGGCTGCAGCAAAGTGCTGCATGCAGAGCACCCCGGGCTTCCCTTCAAGAAGTGAAATCATCAGCTTCCCCTTCACTGCTTCTCAGACCAACTGACACATGCTCATCATCAGCACCTtgtgagaaagacagacacTTTGGGTGTGTTTCGTAATGAAATGTGGCCTGATTTACTGAGTTGGTGTTTCACTAAACCcactgactgactcactgctctgctgtctgGAGGAAATCCCTTTTGGTCATTGAAGATGCTAATTCTGTACACTGCGtgtgcattttcattttgtacatTATCCACATAGATGATTTAACATGATGCCAAAATAACACAGGCAATATCATAAAACTATGTCTGTTTCAGAAAGGAATAACAGGAAACCTCCCGCCCTCTCAGTCTTGATCATTACAGTTGGGTGTTACTCACAGCTCAAAGCATGTATTTATCTGAAATCATGCTGTGCTGATGAAAAAGCTCTGTTCTCTTTGCGATCCTTCGTTTTGCTTCAAGGTTTGACCGAATGACAGCAGCTCCCTCATCCTGGTGTGCTAAAGAGCCCACAAACACAGGACGACCATCCACAGATGAAAAACAGTCTGCGCTTTCAACTGTGTTAACAAGCAACGACAGTTGTGCCAAAAATCAAAGCTTGCCGGATAGTCACTGCGATGTATTACTCATCACAAGCAAGTTCCAAGCAAGTTGCAAGCTGATTATCATACTGTACCGACATGTACAGAAACCAGCATCTGACTAAAAGGTCAACAGTACTACTAAAAGCTAGACTATGCAACTattgaaagaagaaataacttTATACGCCTTATACTCAACAAAAACAGTCTTTTCTGTGACATGACTCCTATATATTCTTGCCACTATTCTGTTTTGGTAtgccacagacaaacacatggttTTATCACCAAGTAAAACCAGGAAGAAATGAGAACCATTTAAACAATGACCAGGGTTCAGACAGCTTTTTGAAAGTTAACTGTAAACTAACTGTCAACGTGCCTGACTAAAATTATCTAGACTCTTGAAGCCTTAATTATATGTTTTGATcaccagaattcaaaggtagctccaaaaatacAGGGGACAGCATCATCTCTGCTCACTCCAATGGACCTTTTGTAATGCAACGGCGGATCGAGGAGCCTCTCAATTGTTCCTGGAAGTTAGTTGCAAATACTAGCAGAACCAGTAccataaatcaatcaataaagcATGTATTAACTACAAACTACCGACATcgtatttctgtctctctgtattcaTGCGTCAAAATAGTCAGCTTAGAACTTTTTGGAACAATCTGGAGTCTCCATGAATCATGGGACGATCAGTCAGCATTTTGAACTTTTGGTGTTGCGCCTCCACTCATGGGCTctggctgtagctagctgctGTTAGTCAATTAGCTGACTGAAGGTTGCCTGGATCGCAACCTCGGGGGGGATGTAGCTCTACTTAGATTAGTAAAAGACAGCCTTGAAATCAGATGGTATTCTTTGACATAAAGTTAACACTGGTTTCTTTATACTCTGTTGAAATTCTGGACTTACGTAGTGCGCCTTTAACGCCAGCTCATTTTTAACTCCTGAAGACAAAAAACTATGAGGACAGgattgtttaatttttaaatacaaGAACTTTTTGGTTAACATGAGATGAAAAACCTCATTATGTTGAATATCAAGCATTTTTAAAGCAGTATATTCAAATTGAAGCATATTCCCAACCATTATAGTGCAGCAGATAAAATTAGACATTTTCCAAACGTTCAAAACTGTACAAACCCCGAATGCCTGAACAGCTCCCTCTTGTGGAGTACATACACCCTGATAAACATGAATAAGTGAGTCAGTTACCCATCAGGTCAATGAGCTTCGTCTCTTCACAAATAAAAAccacataaaaaaatgattctcattttttaataattgcattttattaattgaaaaaaaaaaaacaaacaaacaaaaaaaaaaaaaaatgcaaataaaaaaaaaaagagcaaaacaaaaacgGTATCATTAGGTAAGACAAGGCGAGAGACACTTAAATAAGAAGAGTTCCATGTTGGTGAGGATAAAGGTGAAGGCGGGTTGATGTAGGAGGGAAGAGGGGGGCATTGTTGGATGGGACAGGTTGGATTATGTACACTGTTTCTCACTGCAGGACTGGCAGGCCCCGTAAAGGGAGGGGGCTCAAAGTAGCAGGTCGGAGACACTGAAACACCAGAGAGAAAGGCACTATCCAGAGAGAacgagaaaacacaaacaaataacacaaacacagtaaacaagcacgcagacacatacacacgctGGACCAGaaatcaaaatgtttgacaaaaaaaagtgcttGACCACACGCCAcattggacaaaagaagaagaagaagaaaaaaaaaaggaaaacaacttTTACATCATTTACACTGATCTCTCAACTTTTAGCATAAAAGACAATCTCTCAGTTTTCTGAACTGTTAATCTGTGCCAGCTGCAGATCTGCACTGGTGATTACACAATGTGATTATCCGAACTCAGCCTCTCTGCTACGTGCAGGTATAACAAGGAGGAGAGCATCTGCCGGTGCATGCATGTAATGACTGTTTGTGAATATGCATGTTAACTACCTGTACATATCCTCCACACATCACTCTCTTTATAAATGAATATTGACAACATTTCAGcatgtctttttaaaatccCTTGCATGGTTGTGTAGTTCAGTTCTCCGACCTTGCTTCCCTCATGTTAATGTCAATGGACTCAGTCAGCTACATTCACTGCCCAAGTAAAATGGCTGCAATAAATACATTGGCTTTGAAAAGGTGGCTGACCTTTATTACAGGGCTCCGTAATACAACAGCTCTCGCAGCATTCATGGCTCGACTTGCTGGTCAATATTTAGCTTCCTGGACACGATTAGTTTCTTCTTAGAGAACTAACTTTACTTGCCTTGCATTATAGACAAGAGAAACCTCTTCAAATGGAATTTATGACCCCTTTAAATATCATGCTGTTATCTGAGATCCCTCAGAtagattcagaaaaaaaaaaaaaccttgactGACAATTCAGCACATTCTAGAGCTACTAGGTCTTATCCAGACTAACAAAAGATTGAACATAAtttacaaatggaaaaaaatacaatttgtgATGAGAggtaaaacagacaaaacacatacaaatatataatatatattctTAAAAAATGGATTCTCTCTATAGTtgatttatttatacagccAATGGCTGATGTACAATGCTCACGTGCCAATGATCTTAGACATGGAAACTTGCTGTACTGTAGattgcatctttttttcttctctcttcttttttgtacatttttttttaaaacaatttcttcttttttatatttttaatgattttttctttaaaacagaGCTAGGATTTATCGGTAGGCTTCTCATTTAGGTGATTAAAACAACAagcggcaaaaaaaaaaaaaaaaaaaaggaaaaaaaagaaaaaaaaacaacacaaaagaaagGCAGAATGTTAAGAAGTTAAGGAGAAGACAGAAGCAGCTGTGGGAGCGGTAGAATCATTTGGTTATCTTCACGGTTGGTGCACTACTCTTTAGTTTTTCTGCATTTAGATTTCCCTCAAAGACAGTTCAATCCTCACCGAGGAGTTCACTAGGGAGGTGAACATTCTCAGCACAAGTAAAAGTTGATTTTGCTCAGCTGCCACCCACACAGCGACGCCTACGACAGCACTACTACtgttttatctctctctctcactctctttcgGTTGTTTGCGTTCTTCCTGTCTGCTCCTGTTATCGTGGGATGGCGTAGAGGGGTGGAGGGGTTGGTTTGGGGGAGTTGGATGGGGCTGATGAGATCAAGAacgataatgatgatgatggtgatggttgctgttgtggtggtggtggtggctgttgttgttgttgttgttgttgttgtatacATGGTCTGACTGTTTACATGTTCCGATTGACAGGCGTGACGTAGTTGCGGGGGAACATGCCCGTTAGGCCGTGACAGCCTCCTTTCCACCAGTTGGGGTCAGAGTTGTCCAGGACTTGGATGAAGTCGCCGCGTCGGAAACCCAGCTCTCCTTCCTCCTGGGGGTCGAAGTCAAAGAGCGCCTGCACATATGTGGGATGCTGTTCAAtcaggagaaggaaaagaggtGGAAAGACATATTAGCAAGGTGACATGATGATTTAAACGATTAACAGGGATTCAGAATAAAAATACCAATTCCTAAACATTCTGTGAGTTAATGGTGACCCTAAATGGTAGTAACCCAATGCAATATTCTGGTATTCACTGCTTTCTCTCTTGCTATCTGTCAGAGACACGATTTCTCTGTATATCACTTACTCTCTTTCCCTCTAACTGTCTTACCTGGGACTTTTTTCCCaactcttttctttcctgtgtggcacacttcctctcttctttcacCTGCAGCTATCCCTCAGACCTGCAGGCTACCAGCTTCACTGGAGCTAACTCCCTCCTCCTACCAACATCCAGAGTCATgcaaatatcacacacacaattataCTAGCTCAATTATACTAGCTCCAAGCTCTCTAGCTAAGCCTCACTGTTGCTGTCAactaatggattttttttcttgagcacaaaattaagttatttatcaaaaaatatttggcaaCCAGTGTAGCTCATCAACATTGTCAGAAAAGGACTGGACTGTCAAAATAcactgggggggggggtcttTAAGTATACAGTAACACACTTCTTATGCGCTGCGCAGCATTTTGAATAAATCCTCTCCAGGGTGAACCAACCTATTAAATGTGGTGCAAATAAAATTCCATTTTgtaaattcaaataaattctCGGCACAACACAGATGTTTCCACGCGTCATTGTCTCATCTGTACACACAACACCGCAGCTATTTaactttaattcaatttaaaccAAAGAATGCAGACAACATGTACTTTTTTGGGGAACTGAACCAGCAGACAGTGTTATGTAAATGACTTTGTAGCAAATTTTAGAAAGCAGAACAGGATGTGAAGTTATGTTAATGAGGTCTTAGTGATGCGATGGCACACTGAATTGTAGTCTTGCCTCTCCAGTTTCATAAATAATTAATAGCAAAGCATCTACATGTTTTCATTCAACTGCAGTTTGTTCACAAGTGGTTATGATGACGACCAACATGCTCTTTGTAGCGCCGCAGTGTTACACTTCCCTGCAAGTGATCTAGAGTAGGGAGGGGCAAATATCTATATGAACATTGACAGTGCTACGAAGTTTGAAACATGTTCATAAACCATATCATTCtataaaagaaacacattgccatttttaagtgtttttcctgctgcGGGTGTCACTGTGATTATAGTTTCAGGAAAAAAAGCCTGGATCCCAGAGTATGTTCCCTCTTACCTGGGTGACCTGCTCTATGTCTCGCAGAAAGATCTGCTGATTGCGAGAGACCGAGGTGGAGCGGTGGTAGTCTACCAGCTCATTGAGGGAGTTAAACTTCACCACCCATAGGAAATACTTTCCAGCCCCGTCACGAAGAACCTTGAAGTGTTGGACGTCATTTCCATACCTGCACAAGGTCACAGAGAGGGAAGCTATGAGAAGGGGTATCTTTAATACAAAAGGTATTATACAAGCTGACAGAGAGCTGTTGTTTTTTGAAGGCAAACcacagatttaaataaatagaGTGGAACAGTAGGGCATTAAAATCCCTTATCAGATGCATAAGGTGCGTCTGATAAGCATTAGTTAAATATGTATTAGTTAAATGAAGTCTCAGACTGATAATGACAGACTGATAAGTGTTAGTTAAATGAATCAGTCATGCCAGTAAAGGATTGGTATTCAAAACAAGCTGACTACGTGGAATCAGGAAAGTCCAGACAGTAATTAAGATCCATATCGCAGCATCAACTTTACATGCAAGCTGCTGTGACCTGATCTGAACTGTGTCTTTTGGGAAGGTCAGAATGGAGAGAGGCAGATAAGAGGAAGTGAGCTCTGTATGTGTCAGCTAAAAAACCCTAAGTACTCATAGGGCTGAGTTCCAACGCACAATACAAATGATCACAACTGGCAAACGCTGGTCACCAGAGGGCAGCACTGAGACTTCACAGGAATGAGGAAGAGGCTGTGCTCATGACTCACACATACCAAGTATGGAAACTTATGAACCTGATCAGTTGTGGGGAAATGTACACTGATGTAAGGATAACGTgaaactatatatatagttaacAGTGTgtgaatcatgtttttttcccccgttGGTGCATTGGTGCCGTGCTGCTTACttcacagagagggagaagtcTCCTGGAgcactctcgctctctctgatGAGGAAGGCCCCATCGTGCCTCTGTTTGTTGAGCATCTCCTCTGCTTTGGCCCGAGGAATCTTCCCGAAGAACCACCTGGAGAAAGGAGAAAACAGATACAAGTGAGCACAGAGTAAGACTTCTTTCTGCATAGTAGGGccgcaactaacaattattttcattgtggattaatctgccaattattttatagataaatcgattagttgtttggtataGAACATATCACAAACTGTTTCCTGAGCCCAAGATGAGGTCCttaaatgtcctgttttgtaTACaccccaaagatattcagtttactgtcttagaggaggaaagaaaccagaaaatattcacattcaagaagctggaatcagagaagtTTGATGATAATTTAATAAGTGAAAACGGATAAATTAATTGTCACAGCTCTACTGCATAGACTCGATACAAAGAGTGTAAACGCCCTTACTTTGTTAAAATTTAGAGTTTCAGTTGAGCTAAACTCAGTCTGCAGGCATGCAAACTTCACAAAACATCACACCTCCTGCTGGTTGACAGGTCGGACATGAAGAAACAGGAGTGTGGAGACCATGCTAACCACAGACACACCGCACTGACAgtcaatgaaaaaaacatacaattcaCTTTAATGGTCTCTGGGCCAAAAAGTGCTGCATGTAGACACCAGGACGAAAAGAAAAAGTTACACAAGCATTGGCCTTTCCTCTGAAGCTGCACTGTTCGTCCATTTACAAGGAAGTAGATTAGTCATTGTCTAATTATAGTGGTAgagcaaacacaaaaaataaatattttcttccGTTATACGTCCTGATGTGCACTAAGCATCTGTGTTGAACTGAGAAGCAGGAAGAAGAACAGATTCAAGATGAGATTTAAAGTTGGcaatttttcatcatttttgagtgccattaaatgtatttttagctgTATGTATGCCACTAATATATGACTGTGAGAAAGCCCTGACAGAGGGAATC contains:
- the grb2b gene encoding growth factor receptor-bound protein 2b; translation: MEAIAKYDFKATADDELSFKRGDILKVLNDECDQNWYKAELNGKDGFIPKNYIEVKAHPWFFGKIPRAKAEEMLNKQRHDGAFLIRESESAPGDFSLSVKYGNDVQHFKVLRDGAGKYFLWVVKFNSLNELVDYHRSTSVSRNQQIFLRDIEQVTQHPTYVQALFDFDPQEEGELGFRRGDFIQVLDNSDPNWWKGGCHGLTGMFPRNYVTPVNRNM